Within the Barnesiella intestinihominis YIT 11860 genome, the region GCCCCAACGAGGGCCGGCCGACCAATAAGTGCCATTCACACCGTTTTCCTGCAAATACTTCAAAGCGGAATCGAGAATATCCAGCCAACGACCGTCGTCATCGGGCACACCATACTCCCCTACAAAACCACGTTTGCCGTTTTCTTTCAACCATTCGACGAAAGGCCGCAAACGAACCACACCGGTTTGAATAGTCGCACCGTCTTCATCATACGACTTAGAATAATTTCCAGATGCATCCGAATCAAAATACACGTGAGCTTGGAAAATCATGTTGTCACAGGGATCGACCAAAGTCTTCAAATTATCGCTCACCTCTTTCCAACGGCTCGCAGAACTGAATTCATCACCACTGATAACCAGCATAGTCTCGGTATCGACTTCGCGAATGGCATTGATACAGGCTTGTGCAATCTTCACCCACGGTGTCGTTTTCAGCATGGCATTCGGCTCATTCATGATATCATAACCCCAGATACATTTGTAATCTTTGAACTCCGCAGCCAATTTTTTCCATACATCGCAGAAGTTCTCAACCGTACATTGAGCATTGCCGATAACAACGAACTGATTATCGTCAGAGTTCACACCATTGGAATAGACGCAATAACGACCGAAGTTGTGCATATCGAGCAAGACTTTCATGTTCAAGTCCTCGGCTGCTTGCACGAATTCTTTCATCTTGGCCAATTCCGTAGTGATAAGCGGGCCATTCATTTCGCTTTGGATACGCTCCCAACGAAACGGGAAACGAATCATACGCAGTCCCTTCTCCTTGAAATACTCCAAGTCTTTTTTGGTGGGATAGCCATAGTGCGTGCCGTCAACACCGGGATATACATTACCAAACTCGGCTCCCGACATATTCACACCGAAGTATTCGGTATGTTCGGTTCCACCACCATTACCGCCGTCTCCCCCGGGGCCATCTTCATTGCCGCAAGAAGTCATCAATGCAGCGGCAAAAACAAATGTCAAAATTTTTTTAATCTTCATAGAAATAAATAGTGTATAGTTTAATTAAAGCGATAAGCCGGGGCAGGACGTTGTCCTACCCGACTTATCACAGTTATTCTCAGCCTATTTTTTTAGAAAAGCGGAAGTTGCACATGCTCAGGTCGAAATCCATGGCATCGGTCGGCGTGAATACAATTTTCCACTCCGTGTTATCCGGTGCCGGGCTACAGCCATCGGGAAGAATCGTATTTTCACTTACCTCGTCCAAGCCTATGCGCATAGTACGCCACCCGCCATAGGTATTGACAGGAATTCCACTCGCACCAGGCATCCACATGAAATTACCCAAAGCTATCCGCGTGGTCGAGTTCAATGGATAGGAAGCATTCGTACAAACCTCGAAGCATAGGTTATACGCAGCAGGATCGGCAGCCACATCGGCCGGCACTTGAATGTAGCCTGCCCACAACACCATCCAACCCCAAGCGCCCACATTCCCGTGGAAACGCAAGTATTTCATACCCTCATTCAACGGTTCGGGGTAACCATCTCCCTCTGTACCATCACACAAAAAGTTGAGAGTATTATCGGGGAATTGGCTAGAATGAGTAAATCCACCAGAACCCGGCCAATCGTTGAAATCGAAGATTTGATGTCCAGTATTCATATACGGGATAGCCACCGGCTCAGCCATCTCACCGCCCTGAATGGTCAGGTCGGTATTGGGCTGGGCGTTGGCGGGGATTTGCAGCGTAATATCCGAGCGGGTAGCGTCGATTACGGTACAAATCGCATTGCCTATGCGCACATCGGCCTGTTCGACGGTAATACCGTAAAGGTCGAAGTTATCGCCCGAAATCACCGTCGTATCGCCGGGATTGGTAAACTCATTTTGCAAACCGTCGATTTTCAACTCAGGTATCGATACCGTGAAAGGTCTCGATACCGAACCGTTCTTGGTCGTGATGTAAAGCATATCGGTCACCTCGCCCGGCAACTGACGGGGAACCGGAGCCAACAACATGTCGTAACGAGCATAAATCTCTTTGGGGTCGACCTCCACATCATTGAATTTGACCGACACTACATTACCGAGATTTTTACCTTCGATGCGCACCATGTCCTCAAAGTCGGCGCCATCGATTTCAAACTCTTTATCGTTGGCCAGCACGATTTTCGTAATCTCAGGAGCTCCGTTGGAAGGAATATCGTCTTTTGCTTTGAGATCTTCCACTTCCACAACGTCCTGACAGGCGGAAAAGGCAAACAGCACTGCCGCCCACGCAGCCATATATTTTATATTTTTCATTTTTATCAATTTTTCGGTTATACACTAATTAACTCCAACCGGGATTATTGCTCGAAATAGCTTGGTTCGTGAGAACTTCGAGCGTAGGAATGGGGAAAAGCAGATGTTTCTCGGAACGGCTCTTCACGTTTCCGCACACGTCAGTTCCACCCAGTGCATTCATCGCTTGCAAATAAATACCCCAGCGAATCAAGTCCCAACGGCGATCGCCTTCCATGGCAAACTCCATGGAACGCTCTTCCAAGATAGCCGAGCGCAAAGCCGATTTGGTCGAATAATTTTTGAGTTCGCGCGGCGTAGCATTACTTCTCTTACGCACGTCGTTGAGCAAACCGATAGCCTCGTCATTCGGGCCTTTCAACTCGTTCGAAGCCTCTGCCATAATCAGAATAACATCGGCATAACGCAAGAACGGATAGTTGGCATCGGTACGTTGCAGGGTTTGATCGGTCACTTGCTGACTGTATTTTGTCGTGAAAGCGAAGAACTGCTCCGAACCGCCCTCGTCGCAACGCCACCCGGCAGTCACCTCAGGATTGTCGAATGGAGATTCGAGATTTGTTACCATCTCTTGCCATTTACCGAAGTTGGGGAAGTAGGAACCGCCGCCCCAGCTGGTATCGGAGCCTTCGCGAATCCAGCAGTGCAGCACACCTTTGTCTACCCGGTAGTCGTCTTCTTCGAAGAGGAGGTACCAATGTTTGCTGTTACCCACTGTGAGGCTGTTTTCAATGTGCCCTTTTTCGTTTGTCATACCGCAATAGTGGTAGGTAAAGAGGGTTCCGTACAACTCGTCGCCCGACTTGGATTGCAGGCTGAATAGATGCTCGCTGCACGTTTTACCGCTGGGTGACCAAATCAGGTCATAGGATTCCAAGTTGTGCGTACCGTAAACGCCGTCTTTCACATCCTTGGCCACATCGTAGGCCAGTTGATAATACTCTTGCGAATTGAACGACTCGTAACCGGCCACTTGGTCTTTGGCGAAATCCATAGGAACCGGCTCGGTATACACTTTCGTGTTGGTCCCGTTGATGTTCTGCATCACAAATTGCGGACCGGTTTTCACCGTTACGATTTCACCCTCAGGCATGGCAGCCGAAGCAATCGTAGCATATACCTTTGCCAACAGACCGGCAGCCGAAGCAGCACACACGCGACCGGCTTGGAAATTGGTGTCAGTGTTTTTATAAAGCA harbors:
- a CDS encoding glycoside hydrolase family 5 protein yields the protein MKIKKILTFVFAAALMTSCGNEDGPGGDGGNGGGTEHTEYFGVNMSGAEFGNVYPGVDGTHYGYPTKKDLEYFKEKGLRMIRFPFRWERIQSEMNGPLITTELAKMKEFVQAAEDLNMKVLLDMHNFGRYCVYSNGVNSDDNQFVVIGNAQCTVENFCDVWKKLAAEFKDYKCIWGYDIMNEPNAMLKTTPWVKIAQACINAIREVDTETMLVISGDEFSSASRWKEVSDNLKTLVDPCDNMIFQAHVYFDSDASGNYSKSYDEDGATIQTGVVRLRPFVEWLKENGKRGFVGEYGVPDDDGRWLDILDSALKYLQENGVNGTYWSAGPRWGNYKLAVQPTDNYTVDRPQLATLLKYKTTVQVY
- a CDS encoding glycan-binding surface protein — protein: MKNIKYMAAWAAVLFAFSACQDVVEVEDLKAKDDIPSNGAPEITKIVLANDKEFEIDGADFEDMVRIEGKNLGNVVSVKFNDVEVDPKEIYARYDMLLAPVPRQLPGEVTDMLYITTKNGSVSRPFTVSIPELKIDGLQNEFTNPGDTTVISGDNFDLYGITVEQADVRIGNAICTVIDATRSDITLQIPANAQPNTDLTIQGGEMAEPVAIPYMNTGHQIFDFNDWPGSGGFTHSSQFPDNTLNFLCDGTEGDGYPEPLNEGMKYLRFHGNVGAWGWMVLWAGYIQVPADVAADPAAYNLCFEVCTNASYPLNSTTRIALGNFMWMPGASGIPVNTYGGWRTMRIGLDEVSENTILPDGCSPAPDNTEWKIVFTPTDAMDFDLSMCNFRFSKKIG
- a CDS encoding RagB/SusD family nutrient uptake outer membrane protein, with amino-acid sequence MKKKRLSIYVTMLGLAMATAPVFTSCEDMLEEKPYDFISPDDVPDSDDGADMWTTGVYETLHSSMFRYGNMPRPFDYDCDNVSGATWQFDQFGNGNFQGSNNHCDVVWTGMYSVINRANEAIEQINEMKNLTARHRDNVLGECYFLKAWAYFMLVRAYGDIPVYSVSVNQSQQYTNSPRIPIKDVYTQTIIPLLDDAKDMLYKNTDTNFQAGRVCAASAAGLLAKVYATIASAAMPEGEIVTVKTGPQFVMQNINGTNTKVYTEPVPMDFAKDQVAGYESFNSQEYYQLAYDVAKDVKDGVYGTHNLESYDLIWSPSGKTCSEHLFSLQSKSGDELYGTLFTYHYCGMTNEKGHIENSLTVGNSKHWYLLFEEDDYRVDKGVLHCWIREGSDTSWGGGSYFPNFGKWQEMVTNLESPFDNPEVTAGWRCDEGGSEQFFAFTTKYSQQVTDQTLQRTDANYPFLRYADVILIMAEASNELKGPNDEAIGLLNDVRKRSNATPRELKNYSTKSALRSAILEERSMEFAMEGDRRWDLIRWGIYLQAMNALGGTDVCGNVKSRSEKHLLFPIPTLEVLTNQAISSNNPGWS